From a single Sebastes umbrosus isolate fSebUmb1 chromosome 17, fSebUmb1.pri, whole genome shotgun sequence genomic region:
- the si:dkey-250d21.1 gene encoding uncharacterized protein si:dkey-250d21.1, giving the protein MTDCCAAATCDYQQSENSPPLFSFPLDPERCKQWLINCHRQDLASEPPEQLHKLYRLCAKHFEPSVISNQSASSCVLREDAVPTIFDSTMPVNNQSTCNRKRARDPSEEEPTSVKKTKENKSTTEVTEERREVPGENSAAAELQKENQPQEYVASSKAKETLKVYFKEILAMTGFSINGANTDESTGGARGQQALNRICVEKIDKKEILQFSEDLMREEIQNSLRQARFFSILLQDVTSIEGKEQIPVFIRSVTVDGFPQKHLIGFLPCDMDTESLFYMLLSELRNKWGLRMEHCRGLTYLVTGSMCQKMRDLTSRILQEFPQVVLSPSDPYAFNIWIIRCMPVPSIQNVANTVEEVASLLRRTPSLCKRLEGKIQMAYGHMKGEVDRIKTAVSENWEYGTDAFQTMLDILEPFLNCINEMISKVDEDTAEQMAKLKPVLKNFNFIITLVVLKNTLCCVSILNSSLRGIISISSTLQYTISNALKLVSKYQQELAIFHRKWFSDAVGRAKKLGAEVTKPETDQEDTSETPLEDLFRETLSRPILQYLVAEVKRVFSTEMVRILRWLSLVPSYMADHNFSIRRDKVADANLNNLARPDTFYEELGCWEVKWRHASKRRILPTTVFATLKIPDIGFYPNVQSLLRVLGTVPCVNAEADVYGQYHMVLERCYSYLRATPEDQRQCSMAYVYVNQDVHFNVEQMVESYTQKHPDILQLLQTDDDTKEKPPQVTSHGNHAEKDTEEELQFINLEMDAERLVELKCAETDRESLKSALQAAVTAAYSSQSRRHGDGSAQEGEVEYVTKSEMKEVLTVCEKAVREGILMEVGTSFFSLFIDRVVKFGEKDYLPLFLRFVDSFDVMRLELMGFLEAALDCDAMVQRLLEIVTVEWRLDLSNCRGQAYLGSGDVSYKLKAFACKVQENHPLAISTHCSSYSFNTWWSKSIPVPAIKRALDTFEEVVMFFGSSATLQKQLDHVIAYGLRESYEKIQELQGKFCALWQEKHDSYEVFVQMLEPLVECLEKIKNNPQRWKAFVSDQAGALLRKVMEFDFIIAMVVLKNASSFTRELSAGLQKDHFSAASQLCQISGIVATLNRVKTNMKVFHQNWFDEACAMAQSLRVQIEVPENSVPRDGMMKPVGFYKDGLSVPLVDNLINAVKDHFSEDHKEALNFLSLVPCSVTVSYMFESLKSKPPLYSSDLPDADNFFTELCCWRVTWKTKVASVTIPGSIFHTLRLPLMQYFGNINALLRIMSVLPSTALEDCGVIMRHKRFQEYLRNTNPKDRSPCLAMLQVGTDFSRDLDRMVTQCLKVTPQALEGICLDKESKSFKGNSENNMEVDGVKEEAEEAKIQQSPDKVEDQDMKSADENGHSGDNRQSLATVFKLATLLGKKNGGLSDLSEEDRELFIQELSMCHWFGNESKSTPSIGDDEMVNLLINGIRDVILKEIQESPFFSLITDKPVKIADKTHVPVFVRYVGECAPKVELMGFLPFDENCHVDTQADNLAKILTEDWGLPMAQCRGQAFMHLGSGYQSLKKMSLDFLQSYPLSVVTPSESCGLAHWLAGSVPCPSVAKMLEITEDLLLFFDESPSLEEQLAKAVDGLLNMPREALEEMPETCCSRWKKREDFFDILADTLEGILSCLDAVSSSAIGAKSMHAQVLSTALRNLDFIVTLVILKNACAPLRNCSTVFRCGNPADILCEVEKIPSIVETLNKMLENVSTLHSSWFEQAFQLATKVAPEQVCFSEEANSYESPEIYYREKLSVPLLRSLIDEMKYSFSDSHLKTLSVLSLLPSCNPQPIEPESADKPFSLYLADLSEPEAAEQEINAWAAVWSEKYQDAAPPSSIAETLVHPESKSHPTVTSLLRLVAVLPSVSMEFDLMKTTLNSMRDLLKNTVCKGSRKDHVVLLSHCTTLQRLPEVIEKCMEVDPESSPCLSQVMGTLQRLKLDSGGVKVEPAAPTESHASVVADKPADGEVKSADGEVTLEVAQGPRKAVSFYEPQLREQILKELWDSQFFTVITEQAVEIDGELYVPLCIRYLNKEDIQCEETLAFIPFGEDPVVFADAIETALSEKWGLNMEYCRGQALLSVGEVGAQMRAVSLAIAKKYPQAVRTVSSAVSLNVWLAKSSPAQEAGEGAVLIGKILHWLTEDTERQNKLEDVIIHVYQQDEVKGNELRDRLRKKWDKSHDMHEVMVEILEAVMLCLNELKCEGSASNQQQASQMFDAIRNFEFILSTVVQKNILSVTKKLSQSLQGKPLDMLLAVNNLPDLKASLSKLKSDIDTHHKAWFEEATALASKLHVTMLHSVLLEPLSEFYKESVSMKVVEHSIAEIDDLFTEKVLDTLRCLEIVPYAMSKVETSILSGLVFRLYKEDLPDQVSLHSEMKSWKEKWLDPLAGYLPTTVLDTLKTSHIRSFSNIETLLRLQVILPFSRRESNFRQGKRSLQEFIQQEKRPLTELHPL; this is encoded by the exons aaaacaaatcaacaacagAAGtgactgaggagaggagagaagtaCCTGGGGAGAACAGTGCAGCAGCTGAGCTGCAAAAAGAGAACCAACCTCAAGAGTATGTAGCCAGCTCTAAAGCAAAAGAGACTCTGAAAGTCTATTTCAAGGAAATCCTGGCAATGACTGGGTTCAGCATAAATGGTGCAAACACCGACGAGTCGACCGGAGGTGCGAGAGGACAGCAGGCCCTCAATCGCATCTGTGTGGAGAAAATCGACAAGAAAGAAATCCTCCAGTTCAGCGAAGACCTCATGCGGGAGGAGATCCAGAACAGCCTCAGACAGGCCCGGTTCTTCTCCATTCTGCTTCAGGATGTGACGAGTATAGAGGGAAAGGAGCAGATCCCAGTTTTCATCAGGTCTGTCACTGTAGATGGGTTCCCACAAAAGCACCTCATCGGGTTCCTACCATGCGACATGGATACAGAGAGTCTGTTTTACATGCTCCTCTCAGAGTTACGTAACAAGTGGGGGCTGAGGATGGAGCACTGCAGAGGACTGACTTATCTGGTTACAGGCAGCATGTGTCAGAAAATGCGAGACCTCACCTCCAGGATCTTGCAGGAGTTCCCGCAAGTGGTCCTGTCACCAAGTGACCCATATGCCTTCAACATATGGATTATTCGCTGCATGCCTGTGCCCTCCATTCAAAATGTTGCTAACACTGTAGAGGAGGTGGCCTCTTTACTCAGGAGAACACCGTCGCTGTGCAAAAGATTGGAGGGAAAGATCCAGATGGCATATGGGCATATGAAAGGGGAAGTGGACAGGATCAAGACAGCTGTCAGCGAGAATTGGGAATATGGCACTGATGCCTTCCAGACCATGTTAGACATTCTGGAGCCATTCCTGAACTGCATCAATGAGATGATTTCAAAGGTAGATGAAGATACTGCTGAACAGATGGCCAAGCTCAAGCCAGTTTTGAAGAATTTCAATTTCATCATCACACTTGTTGTTCTGAAGAACACCCTCTGTTGTGTGAGCATACTCAACTCGAGTCTCAGGGGAATAATTAGCATCAGCAGTACGTTGCAGTACACAATTTCCAATGCCTTAAAGCTGGTAAGCAAATACCAACAGGAGCTCGCAATATTCCACAGGAAATGGTTCTCAGATGCGGTTGGCAGAGCAAAGAAGCTGGGAGCGGAGGTCACCAAACCAGAGACGGACCAAGAAGACACAAGTGAAACACCGCTGGAGGACCTTTTCAGAGAAACTCTAAGCCGGCCCATCTTGCAGTATCTCGTCGCAGAGGTGAAGAGAGTGTTCAGCACAGAGATGGTGAGGATTCTCCGATGGCTTTCCTTAGTGCCATCTTACATGGCCGACCACAATTTCAGCATTCGCAGGGATAAAGTAGCAGACGCCAACTTGAACAACCTCGCGCGGCCCGACACATTCTACGAAGAGCTTGGCTGTTGGGAAGTAAAGTGGAGGCATGCAAGCAAGCGCAGAATCCTACCAACCACCGTGTTCGCCACACTTAAAATTCCAGATATCGGCTTTTACCCGAATGTGCAGAGCCTGCTGCGGGTGTTGGGCACTGTTCCATGTGTAAATGCAGAGGCAGATGTGTATGGTCAATACCATATGGTACTAGAGCGGTGCTACTCCTACCTGAGAGCCACACCAGAGGACCAGAGACAATGCAGCATGGCATATGTCTACGTGAACCAAGATGTGCACTTCAATGTTGAACAAATGGTGGAGTCATATACCCAGAAGCATCCAGACATCCTGCAGTTGCTGCAGACG GATGATGACACAAAGGAGAAGCCTCCCCAAG TGACCTCCCATGGGAACCATGCTGAGAAGGACACTGAAGAAGAATTACAGTTCATAAATCTAGAGATGGATGCTGAAAGGCTTGTGGAGTTGAAGTGTGCAGAGACTGATAGAGAATCTCTAAAATCTGCTTTGCAGGCTGCAGTGACGGCAGCATACAGCAGTCAAAGCAGGCGACACGGTGACGGTTCTGCTCAGGAAGGAGAGGTCGAGTATGTGACCAAGTCTGAAATGAAAGAAGTCCTCACTGTTTGCGAGAAGGCCGTCAGGGAGGGAATCCTCATGGAGGTGGGGACTTCATTCTTTTCCCTGTTCATCGACCGCGTTGTGAAGTTCGGGGAGAAAGATTATCTTCCACTCTTCCTGAGGTTCGTGGACAGCTTTGATGTCATGCGATTGGAGTTGATGGGGTTCCTCGAGGCAGCTCTAGACTGTGATGCCATGGTACAGCGTCTCCTGGAAATAGTAACAGTTGAGTGGCGTCTTGATTTGAGTAACTGCAGAGGTCAAGCGTACCTAGGCTCTGGTGATGTTTCCTACAAGCTGAAAGCCTTTGCCTGCAAAGTCCAGGAGAATCACCCTCTTGCTATAAGCACACACTGCTCTTCCTACTCTTTCAACACATGGTGGTCAAAATCCATCCCAGTGCCTGCTATTAAGAGAGCCCTGGATACGTTTGAAGAGGTTGTGATGTTTTTTGGCAGCAGTGCTACTCTGCAAAAACAGCTAGACCACGTGATAGCCTATGGTCTTAGAGAGAGCTATGAAAAGATCCAAGAGTTACAGGGGAAGTTCTGTGCCCTTTGGCAAGAGAAGCATGATTCGTATGAGGTGTTTGTGCAGATGCTGGAGCCCCTGGTTGAGTGTCTGGAGAAAATCAAAAATAACCCACAGAGATGGAAAGCCTTTGTGTCTGACCAAGCTGGGGCACTCCTCCGCAAGGTAATGGAGTTTGATTTCATCATTGCTATGGTGGTCTTGAAGAATGCATCATCTTTCACCAGGGAGCTGAGTGCAGGTCTCCAGAAGGACCACTTCAGTGCCGCATCCCAGCTTTGCCAAATCAGTGGTATCGTGGCCACTCTGAACCGAGTGAAAACAAATATGAAGGTGTTCCACCAGAACTGGTTTGACGAGGCCTGTGCAATGGCACAGAGTCTACGAGTGCAGATTGAAGTGCCTGAAAATTCTGTGCCAAGAGACGGCATGATGAAGCCAGTCGGTTTTTACAAAGATGGCTTAAGCGTGCCCCTAGTAGACAACCTCATCAATGCCGTGAAGGATCATTTTTCAGAGGACCACAAAGAAGCTCTCAACTTCCTCTCCCTAGTTCCATGCTCAGTCACAGTGAGTTACATGTTTGAGAGCTTGAAGTCCAAGCCTCCTCTCTACAGCAGCGATCTTCCTGATGCTGACAACTTCTTCACAGAGTTGTGCTGTTggagagtgacatggaagaccaAAGTTGCATCTGTGACCATCCCAGGCTCAATATTTCACACGTTGCGCCTGCCACTCATGCAGTACTTTGGTAACATCAATGCACTGCTGAGGATTATGTCCGTGCTACCAAGCACAGCACTGGAGGACTGCGGCGTCATAATGCGCCACAAGAGGTTCCAAGAGTACCTGAGAAACACAAATCCCAAAGACAGGTCCCCGTGCTTGGCTATGCTGCAGGTGGGCACGGACTTCAGCAGAGACCTGGACCGCATGGTGACCCAGTGTTTGAAGGTTACCCCGCAAGCCTTGGAGGGTATATGTCTG GACAAGGAATCCAAAAGTTTCAAAGGAAACTCTGAAAATAATATGGAAG TTGATGGTGTCAAGGAGGAAGCTGAAGAGGCTAAAATTCAACAATCTCCTGACAAGGTTGAGGACCAAGACATGAAATCAGCAGATGAGAATGGGCACTCAGGAGATAACCGTCAAAGTCTGGCGACGGTATTCAAACTGGCCACACTACTGGGGAAAAAGAACGGCGGTCTATCTGACCTCTCAGAAGAGGACAGAGAGCTTTTCATCCAGGAGCTCAGCATGTGCCACTGGTTCGGAAATGAGAGCAAAAGCACACCTTCTATAGGTGATGATGAAATGGTGAACCTCCTCATAAATGGAATCCGAGATGTCATACTCAAGGAAATACAGGAGTCGCCGTTCTTCTCCCTTATCACAGACAAACCTGTTAAAATCGCTGACAAGACCCACGTCCCCGTTTTTGTCAGGTATGTCGGAGAATGTGCTCCAAAAGTAGAGCTCATGGGTTTCCTACCATTTGATGAAAACTGTCATGTTGACACACAAGCGGATAACCTTGCAAAGATTCTCACTGAAGACTGGGGCTTACCAATGGCTCAGTGTCGTGGACAAGCATTCATGCACCTGGGCTCAGGTTATCAAAGCCTGAAGAAAATGTCTTTGGATTTCCTCCAAAGCTATCCTCTCTCTGTTGTAACACCCAGCGAGTCTTGCGGCCTTGCCCACTGGCTGGCAGGAAGTGTGCCTTGCCCTTCAGTAGCAAAAATGTTGGAAATCACTGAAGACCTGCTGCTGTTCTTTGATGAATCTCCTTCTCTGGAGGAACAGCTAGCAAAGGCTGTTGACGGGCTTTTGAATATGCCGAGAGAGGCACTGGAGGAAATGCCTGAGACATGTTGCTCGAggtggaaaaagagagaggactTCTTTGACATACTCGCTGACACATTAGAGGGCATCCTCAGCTGCCTAGATGCTGTTAGCTCTAGTGCCATAGGCGCCAAGTCAATGCATGCACAAGTCCTCTCCACCGCTCTGAGAAATCTGGATTTCATCGTCACCCTTGTGATTTTGAAGAATGCTTGTGCTCCTCTCCGTAACTGTAGCACTGTCTTCCGCTGTGGAAACCCTGCTGATATTCTCTGTGAAGTGGAAAAAATCCCCTCGATCGTAGAGACTCTTAACAAAATGCTAGAAAATGTGAGCACTCTTCACTCCTCTTGGTTTGAGCAGGCATTCCAGCTAGCGACCAAGGTAGCTCCTGAACAAGTGTGCTTCTCAGAGGAAGCCAACAGCTATGAATCTCCTGAGATATATTACAGAGAAAAATTGAGCGTTCCACTCCTCAGGAGTCTCATTGATGAAATGAAGTACAGCTTCTCAGACAGCCACCTAAAGACCCTGTCGGTCCTGTCGTTACTGCCCTCCTGCAATCCACAGCCCATCGAGCCGGAGTCCGCAGACAAGCCTTTCAGCCTCTACCTGGCGGACCTTTCTGAGCCTGAAGCAGCCGAGCAGGAAATCAACGCGTGGGCTGCTGTCTGGAGTGAGAAATACCAGGATGCTGCTCCTCCATCATCCATCGCTGAAACATTAGTCCACCCCGAGTCAAAGAGCCACCCGACTGTTACCTCACTGCTTAGGCTAGTAGCTGTCCTGCCTAGTGTCAGTATGGAGTTTGACCTGATGAAGACCACTCTGAATTCCATGAGGGATCTGTTAAAAAACACTGTATGCAAAGGCAGCAGAAAGGATCACGTGGTGCTTCTCTCTCACTGCACAACACTCCAGAGACTGCCCGAGGTCATCGAGAAGTGTATGGAGGTTGATCCAGAGAGCAGTCCATGTCTTTCCCAG gtgATGGGAACTTTGCAAAGACTAAAGCTGGACAGTG gAGGTGTTAAAGTTGAACCGGCGGCGCCAACAGAATCGCACGCCTCCGTTGTAGCAGACAAGCCTGCTGATGGAGAGGTGAAATCGGCCGATGGTGAGGTGACACTGGAGGTCGCACAGGGCCCAAGAAAAGCGGTGTCTTTCTATGAACCACAACTGCGTGAACAAATCCTCAAGGAACTCTGGGACTCTCAGTTCTTTACAGTTATAACCGAGCAAGCTGTTGAAATAGACGGCGAGCTCTATGTCCCGCTGTGCATCAGGTACCTAAACAAAGAGGACATCCAGTGTGAGGAAACTCTGGCTTTCATCCCTTTTGGTGAAGACCCAGTTGTCTTTGCAGATGCTATTGAGACTGCCCTGTCTGAGAAGTGGGGGCTCAATATGGAGTACTGTAGAGGGCAGGCTTTGCTCAGTGTTGGTGAAGTAGGAGCTCAGATGAGGGCTGTAAGTTTAGCTATAGCTAAGAAATACCCCCAGGCTGTAAGAACTGTCAGCTCCGCCGTGTCTCTTAATGTGTGGCTGGCTAAATCTTCTCCCGCTCAAGAAGCAGGAGAAGGAGCAGTTCTCATAGGTAAAATCTTACATTGGCTCACAGAGGACACAGAACGCCAGAACAAACTGGAAGACGTGATCATTCACGTGTACCAGCAGGATGAAGTAAAGGGCAACGAGCTGAGGGACAGACTCAGGAAGAAGTGGGATAAGAGTCACGACATGCACGAGGTGATGGTAGAGATTTTAGAGGCCGTCATGCTCTGTTTGAATGAGTTGAAATGTGAGGGAAGTGCTTCAAACCAGCAGCAAGCATCGCAGATGTTCGATGCGATCAGAAACTTTGAGTTCATCCTGTCGACAGTGGTGCAGAAGAACATCTTGAGTGTAACTAAGAAGCTGAGTCAGTCTCTTCAGGGCAAACCCTTAGATATGTTACTCGCTGTGAATAATTTGCCTGATCTCAAAGCGTCGCTCAGTAAACTGAAGAGTGACATCGACACCCATCACAAAGCCTGGTTTGAGGAAGCCACCGCGCTGGCTTCTAAACTCCATGTTACGATGTTGCACTCAGTGCTCCTAGAGCCATTGAGTGAGTTCTACAAAGAATCAGTAAGCATGAAGGTTGTAGAGCACTCAATAGCAGAAATCGATGACCTCTTCACAGAAAAGGTGTTGGATACGTTGAGGTGTCTGGAGATTGTGCCTTACGCAATGTCCAAAGTAGAAACCAGCATTCTTAGCGGTCTCGTGTTCCGCTTGTACAAGGAGGACCTGCCAGATCAGGTCTCTCTTCACTCTGAGATGAAGTCGTGGAAGGAGAAATGGTTGGATCCCCTGGCAGGCTATCTCCCGACGACCGTGCTCGATACGCTCAAGACGTCACATATAAGAAGTTTTAGCAACATTGAGACTCTCCTCAGACTCCAGGTCATCTTGCCGTTTTCAAGaagggagagcaacttcaggCAGGGAAAAAGAAGCTTACAGGAGTTCATCCAGCAGGAGAAGCGGCCCCTCACTGAGCTCCATCCTCTGTAA